The following are from one region of the Georgenia sp. M64 genome:
- a CDS encoding PrsW family intramembrane metalloprotease, translating into MTTSGSSHLPPGRPGRPAIAPAPGAPPAVAGWTPRRPPGRTLLVVEVLGIALGLAGVYWMITLIMGVGGATSTAMAGALAFVPLVVVLATVRWVDRWEPEPRSLLLAALLWGAGVSTAVSLVFNELFTFSVLSTTGDDTTASVLGAVVGAPLVEESAKGVGVLLIFLLRRRYFDGPVDGIVYGSVVAAGFAFTENILYFVQYEQALGQVFFARAIQGPFAHVTFTACTGLALGLASRTRSRGSWVWLAPLGWAGAVALHALWNGSAVMAVHESVYWTVQVPLFAVAILLVLALRRAEQRTIARRLGEYARAGWFAPFEVEMLTSMPARRDARAWAARRGAGGAMRDFQRAATSLAFARQRALTGRYDIGARLDEQHLLEQVVSARAGFAARRD; encoded by the coding sequence ATGACGACGAGCGGGTCCTCGCACCTCCCGCCGGGCCGGCCCGGCCGTCCGGCGATCGCCCCCGCGCCCGGCGCGCCGCCCGCGGTCGCTGGCTGGACGCCGCGCCGGCCCCCGGGCCGGACCCTCCTCGTCGTGGAGGTCCTCGGCATCGCGCTCGGCCTGGCCGGCGTCTACTGGATGATCACCCTCATCATGGGCGTGGGCGGGGCGACCTCCACGGCCATGGCCGGGGCGCTGGCGTTCGTGCCACTCGTGGTGGTCCTCGCCACCGTGCGCTGGGTCGACCGCTGGGAGCCCGAGCCTCGGAGCCTGCTCCTCGCCGCCCTGCTGTGGGGCGCCGGGGTCTCCACCGCGGTCTCGCTCGTCTTCAACGAGCTGTTCACGTTCTCGGTCCTGTCCACCACCGGCGACGACACCACCGCCTCGGTCCTCGGCGCCGTCGTCGGCGCCCCCCTGGTGGAGGAGAGCGCCAAGGGCGTCGGCGTCCTCCTCATCTTCCTGCTGCGCAGGCGCTACTTCGACGGCCCGGTGGACGGCATCGTCTACGGGTCGGTGGTGGCCGCCGGGTTCGCCTTCACCGAGAACATCCTCTACTTCGTCCAGTACGAGCAGGCGCTCGGGCAGGTCTTCTTCGCGCGGGCGATCCAGGGGCCCTTCGCCCACGTGACCTTCACCGCCTGCACCGGGCTGGCGCTGGGCCTGGCCAGCCGCACCCGAAGCCGCGGCTCCTGGGTGTGGCTCGCGCCGCTGGGGTGGGCCGGCGCCGTCGCCCTGCACGCCCTGTGGAACGGCTCGGCCGTCATGGCCGTCCACGAGAGCGTGTACTGGACCGTCCAGGTGCCGCTCTTCGCCGTCGCGATCCTGCTCGTCCTGGCGCTCCGGCGCGCGGAGCAGCGCACCATCGCGCGGCGGCTGGGGGAGTACGCCCGGGCCGGCTGGTTCGCCCCCTTCGAGGTGGAGATGCTCACCTCGATGCCCGCCCGCCGGGACGCGCGGGCCTGGGCCGCCCGTCGCGGCGCCGGCGGCGCCATGAGGGACTTCCAGCGGGCCGCGACCTCCCTGGCCTTCGCGCGGCAGCGGGCCCTGACCGGCCGGTACGACATCGGCGCCCGCCTGGACGAGCAGCACCTGCTCGAGCAGGTGGTCTCGGCGCGGGCGGGGTTCGCCGCCCGCCGCGACTAG